Below is a genomic region from Candidatus Dormiibacterota bacterium.
AGCGGATGCCAATCCCGGCGAACACGATGGTATAGAGCACGCTCGTGAGAAGGGCCCACCAGGTGTCCCCGCTCCACGCAGCGGGCTGCATCGCGCCCGCGAGCAACGTCGCCACCGCCCCGCCGGGTGACCACCGCGCGATGGTCTCGAACGTGGTCCCGAAGATTGCGGAATGCGCAAAAAGGCCGAGTGCGACGAGCGGCAGGAAGCTGAGGCGCCCCACGGCGTTGACGGTATCCGCGGATTTGACGAGGCCCACCAAAGCCTGTCCCACGCCGAGGAACACGGCCGAGCTAAAAATGACAATGGTGAGGGTCAGAAGGTAGGCGGGCGGATCCAGAGTGACCTTCTCGACGACTGCGGCGGCGACAAGAACCACTACCGTCATCACTAGCATTGAGAGGATCTGGACCGCCAACCGGCTGACCATGATGGTCCAGGTCGGAGCCGGCGTGACCCGCAGGCGCTGGAAAACACCCAGCTCGCGGTCCCTGGCGACGGACGCCGTGTAGCCAAGGATGGCAATTAATGCGATGCCGAGCGTGAGAGCCAACGCCACGCTGACGATCGGGCCGCCGAGTTGCGCGCCGCGTTTGGCAGTGGACAAGCCGTAGAGGACGGCCAGCGGGGGAAGGAACGTCAGCACCAACGCCCGCCCGTTCCGCAACTGAACGGTGAGGTCCGCCCGAAGCAGGGCTCTGAGGATGCCTGACAGCGTCGGAGGGTGGTTGGGCAGGGCGCTCGGCTGGCTGCTCATATCAATCGCGAAGGTCACTACCGGTTAACCCGATGAAGACATCCTCGAGGGTGACCTGGCCATGCGCCACCTTGCGTACGCGTGGGTCATCTTTGTGCTTCTCGATCAGCCCAGCCGGCGTATCGACGGTAAGAAGCTTGCCCCGATCGATGATCGCCACACGATGACAGACGGCCTGCGCCTCTTCCATGGAGTGCGTCGTCAGGAGGATGCTCCGGCCGATGTCGCGTAACCGTTCGATCCGATCCCACAGC
It encodes:
- a CDS encoding ABC transporter permease; the protein is MSSQPSALPNHPPTLSGILRALLRADLTVQLRNGRALVLTFLPPLAVLYGLSTAKRGAQLGGPIVSVALALTLGIALIAILGYTASVARDRELGVFQRLRVTPAPTWTIMVSRLAVQILSMLVMTVVVLVAAAVVEKVTLDPPAYLLTLTIVIFSSAVFLGVGQALVGLVKSADTVNAVGRLSFLPLVALGLFAHSAIFGTTFETIARWSPGGAVATLLAGAMQPAAWSGDTWWALLTSVLYTIVFAGIGIRWFQWSTR